From Juglans regia cultivar Chandler chromosome 6, Walnut 2.0, whole genome shotgun sequence, the proteins below share one genomic window:
- the LOC109002499 gene encoding disease resistance protein RPV1-like, translated as MALSTISSSSSSSSSVTSPWLYDVFLSFRGEDTRDTFTSHLYHALIQKGIRTFIDDDEVKRGDEISTKLLPAIEDSRISIIVLSKNYASSTWCLDELVKILECKKSKQQIVLPVFYHVDPSDIRHQNGSFGEALAKHAEKLNVDHMKLQMWKAALREVANLSGDHLIRNGNESKFIEKIVQDVSRMANNHLYLHVAEHPVGLEPHVEHVNLLLRVGMKDIRMIGIFGLGGIGKTTLAKAIYNSIAFRFEASYFLPIDSDTRNQVNRLVQLQETLLSKIFGECKSLKVDSIDKGMTMIKRRLRSKRVLLILDAVHHLDQLKKLAGACDWFGEGSRIIITTRDQHLLTAHGVDSTFEMTGMNQDDACQLFCRHAFQREKPVDGYGEFVEQIVNYAQRLPLALTVLGLDLNGRSEKSEWESALDQYRKIPHEDIQKILQTSYDRLSENEQNVFLDIACFFFNGQGLDHVIKILDSFDFYPNSCIPRLKEKCLISEDFYGRLQMHDLLRDMGREVVRKESPKNPGERSRLFRHKDVRNVLEEDIGTCRVEAIVLDFPKGDDIIRLDPKAFKNLKRLRLFICRNAQFSEELNSLPDE; from the exons ATGGCCTTATCTACAAtctcttcttcgtcttcttcttcttcttcagtcacCTCTCCATGGCTCTACGATGTGTTCTTGAGCTTTAGAGGAGAAGATACCCGTGATACTTTTACTTCCCATCTATACCATGCTTTGATTCAAAAGGGAATCCGTACCTTCATAGATGATGATGAAGTTAAAAGGGGTGATGAGATTTCAACTAAACTCCTCCCAGCCATAGAAGATTCAAGGATTTCCATCATTGTACTCTCAAAAAATTATGCATCGTCTACATGGTGTTTGGATGAGTTAGTGAAGATTCTTGAGTGtaaaaaatcaaagcaacaaATAGTTTTACCTGTGTTTTACCACGTAGATCCATCAGATATTCGACATCAAAACGGAAGTTTTGGGGAAGCATTGGCTAAACATGCTGAGAAATTGAATGTAGATCACATGAAGTTGCAGATGTGGAAGGCAGCCCTACGAGAAGTTGCTAATTTGTCCGGGGACCATCTGATCAGAAATGg GAATGAATCAAAATTCATTGAAAAAATCGTTCAAGACGTTTCAAGAATGGCAAACaatcatttatatttacatGTTGCCGAGCATCCCGTTGGATTAGAACCTCATGTAGAACATGTCAATTTGCTTTTAAGGGTTGGAATGAAAGACATACGAATGATAGGAATTTTTGGACTTGGGGGAATTGGTAAGACTACTCTAGCCAAAGCAATTTATAACTCGATTGCTTTTCGATTTGAAGCTAGTTATTTTCTTCCAATTGATAGCGACACTAGGAATCAAGTGAATCGTTTGGTCCAACTGCAAGAGACACTTCTTTCTAAGATCTTTGGAGAATGTAAAAGTTTGAAGGTTGATAGTATTGATAAGGGAATGACTATGATAAAGCGTAGGCTTCGTTCTAAAAGAGTTCTTCTAATTCTTGATGCTGTACACCACTtggatcaattaaaaaaattagcagGAGCTTGTGATTGGTTTGGTGAAGGAAGTAGAATCATCATCACAACAAGAGATCAACACTTATTGACTGCTCATGGCGTTGATTCAACATTTGAGATGACGGGAATGAATCAAGATGATGCTTGTCAACTATTTTGTAGGCATGCTTTCCAAAGAGAGAAACCGGTTGACGGTTATGGAGAGTTTGTAGAACAGATTGTAAATTATGCTCAAAGGCTTCCACTAGCTTTAACAGTGCTTGGTTTGGATTTAAATGGTAGAAGTGAAAAAAGTGAGTGGGAAAGTGCATTGGATCAGTACAGGAAAATCCCTCACGAAgatattcaaaaaatacttcaaacaaGTTATGATAGATTAAGTGAAAATGAACAGAATGTTTTTCTTGacattgcatgtttttttttcaatggacAAGGGCTTGATCATGTCATTAAGATACTAGATAGTTTTGATTTTTACCCAAACTCTTGCATCCCAAGACTTAAGGAGAAGTGCCTTATTTCGGAGGATTTCTACGGAAGATTGCAAATGCACGACTTGTTACGAGATATGGGTAGAGAAGTTGTTCGAAAAGAATCTCCCAAAAATCCAGGAGAACGTAGCAGATTATTCCGTCATAAAGACGTTCGCAATGTACTGGAGGAAGATATA GGAACATGTAGAGTTGAAGCAATTGTTCTAGATTTTCCTAAAGGTGATGATATTATCCGCTTGGATCCCAAGgccttcaagaatttgaaaagactCCGATTATTTATTTGCCGCAATGCACAGTTTTCTGAAGAACTTAATTCTCTACCTGATGAATAA
- the LOC109002495 gene encoding uncharacterized protein LOC109002495 isoform X2, whose protein sequence is MRVTPFDFEPKILALIKVSDSNPPCITPVIKHPPGTISGQACKTDENPSCDPDLQPKGGSNKATARSRLYEICAANCWKAPLFECCREEGPSHLKLFTFKVIVEIEAQMLFWSAWEHSSQKRKMQQSMQQKELQTRRYNFLYIYIYTYTYKN, encoded by the exons ATGCGTGTAACACCTTTTGATTTTGAGCCAAAAATTCTAGCCCTCATTAAAGTATCCGATAGTAATCCCCCATGCATAACACCTGTTATTAAACACCCACCTGGCACCATAAGTGGGCAGGCTTGCAAGACAGATGAAAATCCAAGCTGTGATCCTGACCTACAGCCCAaag GTGGGTCAAACAAAGCGACGGCAAGATCACGATTGTATGAAATCTGTGCTGCTAACTGTTGGAAAGCCCCTCTATTTGAATGTTGCAGAGAGGAAGGACCAAGCCACTTAAAGTT ATTCACTTTCAAGGTGATTGTGGAAATAGAAGCCCAGATGTTATTTTGGAGTGCTTGGGAACACAGCagtcaaaaaagaaagatgcaGCAGAGCATGCAGCAGAAGGAGCTACAAACTCGAAGGtacaactttttatatatatatatatatacatatacatataaaaactAG
- the LOC109002495 gene encoding dicer-like protein 4 isoform X1, whose translation MYVAAVKMQAPEGSLLEGPKCPKAMGDLVESSLGAILLDSGFNLELMWTIMLSFLDPIMRFSSLQISPFRELQELCQSYNWDLQFLTSEKGGMSLVEAQVNGKDVCATASATYGNKKDAIRIASRKISTILKVGQTKRRQDHDCMKSVLLTVGKPLYLNVAERKDQAT comes from the exons ATGTATGTGGCTGCTGTTAAAATGCAAGCGCCTGAAGGGAGTCTTCTTGAGGGGCCAAAATGTCCGAAG GCTATGGGTGACTTGGTAGAGTCTTCTCTGGGTGCCATTCTTCTTGATTCAGGGTTTAATCTGGAGCTTATGTGGACGATAATGCTTTCCTTTTTGGATCCAATCATGAGGTTCTCCAGTTTGCAGATTAGTCCTTTCAGGGAACTGCAAGAACTTTGCCAATCTTATAATTGGGATCTACAGTTTTTAACATCAGAGAAGGGTGGAATGTCTCTTGTTGAAGCACAAGTGAATGGAAAAGATGTTTGTGCAACTGCCTCTGCAACATACGGAAACAAGAAAGATGCTATTAGGATCGCTTCACGAAAAATATCCACAATTTTGAAG GTGGGTCAAACAAAGCGACGGCAAGATCACGATTGTATGAAATCTGTGCTGCTAACTGTTGGAAAGCCCCTCTATTTGAATGTTGCAGAGAGGAAGGACCAAGCCACTTAA
- the LOC109018258 gene encoding disease resistance protein RUN1-like, with protein sequence MALSTISSSSSSSVTSPWLYDVFLSFRGEDTRYTFIAHLYHALIQKGIRTFIDNDEVKRGDEISPALLQAIEDSRISIIVLSKNYASSTWCLDELLKILESKKSKQQIVLPVFYHVDPSDIRHQRGSFGEPLAKYAEKLNGDMKLQMWKAALREVTNLSGDHLIRNGLQMHDLLRDMGREVVRQESPTNPGARSRLFNHEDVRDVLEEDIGTENVQAIVVDFLEDDDVIRLSSKAFKKMKRLRLFRCHNARFSGELKSLPNGIRVLDWPNCPLQSMSSKFRGDKLFILSMPGSRIKEIHLEFKNVTIMNFNGCEFITKLSDISSCPNLMKIDLRFCKNLVEVHDSIGFLDELVNLKLSGCFSLKSFPRRLQLRSLELLDLGDCSSLQNFPEIECEMKHLRSVDLDGTAIEELPSSIGYLTGLECLELDRCVNLKRLPSSIHQLRSLYEIYLNDCPNIISFGMDEEEHSGQPTPFVVSTSWENEASLGPELFPLSARTNSTPSLDLDLRNSSLSKSNFFGPLHFFPSLECLDLSGSDIISIPSSIKTYVRLRTLDLNDCMQLQEIKDFPLNLEVVRARGCISLESLPKISKEFNFPRLEWIGLDRCYKVNMGNWMSNWMSNRAEMIFPGKKIPDWFSHYKEITSNSHRCEFDIKVAPPYNLDDIIGIAFCDVIEPVATIEFFVDIMRGRSYASRHRGTRRYDETDSDHVWLRYLTTEDITRLRAVSVDQADDLGIIFENNPNLVDNLRIIFENYDPNSMIFKRCGVHLLYKQHEQNAKDHASVPHHENIDVHLNAPFEDIGNLANPMGGSQLSKTHRVDYDNYEDDHNIESNLYAQQRKPASTLEIKIFLNVR encoded by the exons ATGGCCTTATCTACgatctcttcttcatcttcttcttcagtcaCCTCTCCATGGCTCTACGATGTGTTCTTGAGCTTTAGAGGAGAAGATACCCGTTATACTTTTATTGCCCATCTATACCATGCTTTGATTCAAAAGGGAATCCGTACCTTCATAGATAATGATGAAGTTAAAAGGGGTGATGAGATTTCACCTGCACTCCTCCAAGCCATAGAAGATTCAAGGATTTCCATCATTGTACTCTCAAAAAATTATGCATCGTCAACATGGTGTTTGGATGAGTTACTGAAGATTCTTGAGTCTAAAAAATCGAAGCAACAAATAGTTTTACCTGTGTTTTACCACGTAGATCCATCAGATATTCGACATCAAAGAGGAAGTTTTGGAGAACCATTGGCCAAATATGCAGAGAAATTGAATGGAGACATGAAGTTGCAGATGTGGAAGGCAGCCCTACGAGAAGTTACTAATTTGTCCGGAGACCATTTGATCAGAAATGG GTTGCAAATGCATGACTTGTTACGAGATATGGGTAGAGAAGTTGTTCGACAAGAATCACCCACAAATCCAGGAGCACGTAGCAGATTGTTTAATCATGAAGACGTTCGCGATGTATTGGAGGAAGATATA GGAACAGAGAACGTTCAAGCAATAGTGGTAGATTTTCTTGAAGACGATGACGTGATACGCTTGAGTTCAAAGGCATTCAAGAAGATGAAAAGACTCCGATTATTTAGATGCCACAATGCACGGTTTTCTGGAGAACTTAAATCTCTACCTAATGGAATAAGAGTGCTTGATTGGCCTAACTGTCCTTTACAATCTATGTCATCTAAATTTCGTGGAGACAAACTCTTTATTCTAAGCATGCCCGGTAGTCGCATCAAGGAGATACACTTGGAATTTAAG AATGTGACGATTATGAATTTCAATGGTTGTGAATTCATAACGAAACTCTCGGATATTTCAAGCTGCCCAAATCTAATGAAAATAGATCTTCGTTTTTGTAAAAATCTAGTTGAAGTTCATGATTCTATTGGATTCCTTGATGAGCTTGTTAACTTGAAACTTAGTGGATGTTTCAGTCTAAAGAGCTTTCCAAGGAGACTCCAATTGAGATCTCTGGAACTCCTTGATCTTGGTGATTGCTCAAGCCTTCAAAACTTTCCTGAAATCGAATGTGAAATGAAACATTTGCGCAGTGTCGACTTAGATGGCACCGCAATAGAAGAATTGCCTTCATCCATTGGGTACCTCACTGGGCTTGAATGTTTAGAGCTAGATAGATGTGTAAACCTTAAGCGTCTACCAAGTAGCATTCATCAGTTAAGATCTCTGTATGAAATTTATCTCAACGATTGTccaaatattataagttttgggATGGACGAGGAGGAGCATAGTGGACAACCCACGCCCTTTGTAGTGTCTACAAGTTGGGAAAATGAAGCTTCATTGGGCCCAGAATTATTCCCATTGTCGGCTCGAACAAATTCAACCCCTTCTCTAGATTTGGATCTTAGAAACTCTAGCCTATCAAAATCGAATTTCTTTGGGCCACTTCATTTCTTTCCCAGTCTGGAATGTTTAGATCTATCAGGCAGTGATATCATAAGCATTCCTTCAAGCATCAAAACATATGTTAGATTGCGGACTCTTGATTTGAATGATTGCATGcaacttcaagaaattaaagactTTCCACTGAATCTAGAAGTGGTAAGGGCTAGAGGATGCATATCACTGGAAAGtttaccaaaaatatcaaaagaattCAATTTCCCACGGCTAGAATGGATTGGCTTGGATAGATGCTATAAAGTGAATATGGGAAATTGGATGTCAAATTGGATGTCAAATCGA GCTGAGATGATATTTCCGGGAAAGAAGATCCCAGATTGGTTCAGCCATTACAAGGAGATCACTTCAAATAGTCATCGGTGTGAATTTGATATAAAAGTGGCCCCACCGTATAATTTGGATGACATCATAGGAATTGCTTTTTGTGATGTTATTGAACCCGTTGCAACTATTGAGTTTTTCGTTGACATCATGAGAGGACGTAGCTACGCCAGTCGTCATAGGGGTACACGTAGATATGATGAAACTGATTCAGATCATGTATGGTTAAGGTACTTAACTACAGAAGATATTACGCGCCTACGAGCTGTGAGTGTAGATCAAGCAGATGATCTGGGgattatatttgaaaacaatcCAAATTTAGTAGACAATCTGCGGATTATATTTGAAAACTATGATCCAAATTCAATGATCTTCAAACGTTGCGGAGTTCATCTGTTATACAAACAGCATGAACAGAATGCAAAAGATCATGCAAGTGTGCCccatcatgaaaatattgatgtCCATTTGAATGCACCCTTTGAAGATATTGGAAATTTAGCAAATCCAATGGGTGGAAGTCAGCTTTCTAAGACGCATCGTGTTGATTATGATAACTACGAAGATGATCACAACATTGAATCCAACTTGTACGCACAACAACGGAAGCCTGCTTCAACcttggaaatcaaaattttcctgAATGTAAggtag